The sequence below is a genomic window from Silene latifolia isolate original U9 population chromosome 7, ASM4854445v1, whole genome shotgun sequence.
taagcgttccatttatggacttaagcaagcttctcggagttggaatcatcgtttcgaccaggtgataaaagagtatggtttcactcgatcggtcgaggaacctcgagtgggagcaagattgttttcttgatattgtatgtcgatgacatactcttgattgggaatgacattcctctcttatcttcggtaaaaggatggttgaagaaccatttccagatgaaagatttgggtgaggcacaacgcatattgggaatccgtatctatcgagatagatcacgacggatgtaatcattgagtcaggagtcttatttagataagattcttgaaaggttcaacatgaccaactccaagaagggaaaccttccaatgacgtctgggatgtatttgagcaagtctcagtcacccatgaCACCTGAAAGGgtcgagcgcatgagtcgtgttccttatgcatcagccataggatcaatcatgtatgccatgatatgcacacgtccagacgtggcatatgcattgagtatgacgagtcggtaccaaaagaatccaggtgaaacacactggatagctgttaaaaacatccttaagtacctacgaaggactaaggattgggtattgacttatggaggagatactaagctatgtgcaatcggttacgcagatgctaacttccaaacagatagagatgattcgaaatctcagtctagattcgtctttactcttaatggtgctgcggtcagctggaagagttccaaacaggaagttgtagaagattctactactgaatccgagtactatgccgcttcggaagcaacaaaggaagctatatggatgcgtcaattcttacaaggactaaccatagttcctagttcgaatgacccgatcaccatctattgtgacaatagaggtgccatcttccaggctaagaagcctaagtctagcaacaagtctagacatgtacatcggaaggctcacctgatccgtgattacgtggagcaagaggaaatagtgattgacaagatagcttcggatgataacatcgcggatcctctcactaaaccgttgacatatgataagcatgaagggcacgttatttccatgggaattaaacgtgttcctgagttgtactagttgattatgaattcgatacattatcttttttatatgctatttataacttcatcgtattatttcatattttgtttttcatgtggcttgtacgacaacattgaacaccacaaagtgaactgaattacattatatttgttttggtccgtaatcgcctacatgagctgataactctggctattatattgtgaagttgattgatggtgggttcaacgtgccataagtcaaacggttggctgatcgatcacagatgcgagttataatgatacctcgtaggacaaattgtgacaacgtaatggagtcctaaatgtttaaaaacattcggtgccaggtcgtggattggacgtccattgtgttcctagagtcgattcttttgactatcgactgtctcttgagattaaggcagtttttgggtgactttggtttttttctcatggtcgaccataactggaggctaagcatattctcactgggtcatttcatactgtgcttatatctgcaggattcgagttgaagaaaatatccaccctttatcaggtttagttatttctcacggccactcgaggagttgtaactgaaatgcatggccatgctcgaatgatgattcgtttatcagttaagttactctctagtcgggaaaaccactcttgatattgatcacttgtaaaatacgacctttgtgaatacggattttgcaaattgtacattgagtgggagaaattttaggatatgagattcggttatcgcacatatacttgtgaggacaagtgggagattgttggagcttgtgtcctccacagttagtgtgataacgtatataaatctcttataggttcacaagggtatacttagtattttatcagttgattaacgtttacttaataacggctggcttgctagaagtttgacgttattatcatactgatggcggtgatcaactggtccctaaaagtgacacctaaaggatgtgtatgagagatgtgattgtatgaaaatataattacattgatgccttatatgactaaaaggttagtccatgtatttgaataaacagttagtcaatgtgatgatgagacgattatttaattcaattaaataatattagctgagacgaattaactgtcaattcgtaaattgaatataaactgttatatttaattaatgtatataatattagcttaaacaaattaagatgttaattcgtgattaaacgtaaccagttatatttaattagcaaattataaatatgtgatatttatagttaaagtatatattatacgagattgttcTAATAAATGTTGTCAGACCggaattaataaatcgactacaaacggttgtgtgtggacttattaatacgggataacatatatgacaattgataaaatgtACACATAATATACATTTTGATAACTACCTAAAAAAACAGATGTCATTAATTTACAAAAAAGAATGtttagagatagagagagaaagcgATTTTCTCTAATTTTCATGACCTAAAATTCTGAGCCGCTTACAGCACTCAACAATGGCGGTTATGACATTTAGCGATAATCAGTCCTCTTCTTTAGCTTCATCTAGTACTCAAAATAAACTACAACAATCTAAAAAATCTTCAAATACTAATAAGGAGTCTGGTACTGCTTCCTCTACGAGTAAGAAGCAGAGTCAGGTTCCCAGGGATAAGGGTCCTGTTTCAGCGGATGCGCGAAAGTCGAAAACTTTGGGAGAGCTGAATGGGATTCCGATTCTCAACTTGGGTGATGTCTCTGAGGTTCCTGGTGGGTGGTCGTTAAGGAAGGGTGGCAAGGATATCCCTCTTATGGAGCCTATAGCAGAGGAGACTGAGACTGGGGATATGCTGCAGTTTTCACAGGCGGATATTCATAAAGAGGTAGAATTCTGGCAAAACTCTGTCTATTGTTATATCCTTGGTGCTAACCCTCCATGGGAAATCATTGAGGATTATGTTTATCAAGTTTGGAAGGAGTTTAAAGTTGATAGAGTCTCGTTTATGGATAATGGTATATTTTTGGTGCGTCTACAGTCCTCTGAATGTAAGGAGGCTTTGTTATCTTCTGGATACTatatgtttgataacaaacctaTCGTTATAAAGCCATGGAGTGTTGATGCTGATTTGGTTAAGGCGAAAGTGGATGTAGTGCCTGTTTGGATTAAAATGGCGGGAATCCCTCTTAAATTTTGGGGGGACTGTCTCCCAAAAATTGCAGGTCTGGTGGGAAATTTTGTGAAGAAGGATAAGGCCACTGAAGAGCGTACTCGTCTGAGTCAGGCTAGGGTTATGGTTGAGTTGCAGGTTGACCAGAACCTACATCTGATGAAATTCCTAGATGAAACCGGAAAGTGGTGAATGTTAGGGTTGATTATGAATGGTTGCCTTGCACCCGTAGTGTGTGCAAGGGTATGGGCCATGTTAAGGAGAAGTGTAGGAAAACTCAGAAACCAAGAGTTAAGGAGACCCAGAAAACTCAGAAGGTGTGGAGAGTGGTTCAAAAGGTTCCTGTCCAACCTATTGTGACTGAACCTCAGGACCAGATATTCACTCCTGAAGTGTTTCCTCCTTTGACTCGTACTATCAAGTCAACTCCAGCTAGGACTATAATGAGAATGAATAAGCAAGGTGGGCCTGTGGGTGCTAGGGGGACTGGCAGTGCAGGTCCCTTCACTTTCATTGAGGCATTGAACAAACTGGCTACACCACAGGGGAGTGTAGGCCAGAGTGGTAAGGATCCCCCACCCCCCCCACTGGTTTTAAATGCATAGTATGgggttttggaatgttaggggattAAATGATATGAATAAACAGAAGATAGTTAAATGGTTTATGCAAAATAATGGTGTGGGCTTGTTTGGGTTAttagaaactaaaataaaacCTAGTAATTTGTTAAAGAGACCAACTACTCTGTGTGATGGGTGGAGTATTTCAACCAATTGTAGCTGGCATAAAGGAAGAAGGATATGGGTATTTTGGAAACCTGACTGTTTCTAAATTCAATTCCTGGAGTATGGGGCTCAATACATTCATATGAGGGTGACCTCTATCATGGATCATAAGGAGTTTTTGTTGACTATGATTTATGCACATAATGATGTTTCTGAGAGGCAAATTTTATGGAACGTGCTTAAAAATGTTGCTGGTTCTTGTAGCATTCCTTGGCTTTGGCTTGGGGACTTTAATACTGTTTTGTCACCAGTTGAAAGACTAGGAGGTAATTCTACTGAAGTTGAGATGCAACAGTTTCAGGACTGTGTATCCATTTGCTGTATGGAGGATATCCAAGCTACTGGGGCATTATTCACATGGTCTAATAAACAGGATCCTGTGGATAGAGTCTATAGTAGACTTGATAGAGCTATGGGAAATTTGGAGTGGATTGAAGAATTTGGTGACTACTGGGCTCATTTCCACCCCCCTGGTCTTTTTGACCACTCTCCTTGTACTTTATCAGATAGGAAGAGTGGGTTGCAGGGTAAGAAATGCTTcaaatacttcaatatgtggggcCAATCTGAGATTTTTAAAGCATCAGTGGATGATGTGTGGCAGAGGCAAGTTAGGGGCACTAAAATGTTTCAAGTTATCAAAAAATTGAAGGCCCTTAAACCTGTGCTTAAAAATATCAACAAAACTTGTTTTTCAGATATTGAGAATAGCTACAACATTACTGTTGTTCTTTTAGAAAGTGTTCAGAAAGATCTGGTTGATAATCCTGGCAATATGGACCTGATGCAGAAGGAGTATGATGTGGCTAATGAGTTGAAAGAGCTCCTTGCTGCAAGGGATAGTTTTTTGATTCAGAAGGCTAAACTTCAGTGGTCATTGGAAGGAGATATAAATATTGGGTACTTCCATAATTCCATTAGGAAGAGGATGGTGCAAAATAAGGTTTTGAGTATTGAGGATCAGAATGGGAATATCTCAGACGAGGGTGAAATGTTCAACAGGCTTTCTTGGATTATTATTTGGAGTCATTGGCGATCATAATACCACTGAACCTGTCAATGTTCAGGTGGTTAGAAGAGGGAAATGCTGTACTGAGAACCATTGGGAGACTCTGAATAGACCTATTACTGCAGATGAGGTAAAAAAGGCTCTATTTAGTATTCCTAAGGATAAATCCCCTGGGCCTGATGGATACACTAGTCAATTTTTCAGAGATTCTTGGGAAATTACTGGTGGTGATATAACTGCTGCAGTGCTGAATTTCTTTGAGACTGGGCAGTTGTTAAACCAGATTAATGCTACTTTAATTACTCTGGTCCCTAAGGTGGATAGGCCTGTAAGTGTGAAGCATTTTAGGCCTATAGCttgttgtaatgtggtttacaagACTATTTCCAAAATTTTGTGTTCAAGGGTGGCAATGGTTTTACCTGATATTATTAGTACTAATCAAGGAGCTTTTGTGCAAGGTAGGAGTATCCTGGAAAACATTGTATGTTTAAGTTGGATCTTCAGAAAGCCTATGATACTATTGAATGGGGCTTCTTGGATCACATGCTAAGTGCTTTAAATTTCCCTGAGAAGACTAGATAGCTTATTATGACCTGTGTAACTACTACCAGCTATTCTTTAAATCTTAATGGAGCTTTATTTGGGTACTTTAAAGGTAGGAGAGGGCTTAGGCAAGGGGATCCCATCTCTCCTTTGTTGTTTACTGTTTGTATGGAGTACCTGACTAGAGTGTTAGATTATGCTACTTATAAATGGAGCTTTAGGTTTCATCCTTTGTGTAAGAGCTTAAGGTTGAATCATCTACTATTTGCAGATGATTTACTGTTGTTTTGTAAGGGGGACACCCAATCTATTATGCTCCTCCTTAGAGCTTTCTCTACGTTCTCTGCTACTTCTGGCTTGAAGGTGAATGCTGCTAAGTCTGAAGTTGTTTTTAGGGGAGTGCCAGAGAGTGTGAAGACTGATATACTTCAGATTTCTTGCTTTAGGGAAGGGGATCTTCCTTTTAAGTACTTGGGAATCCCTATTCAATCAGGGAGGTTAACAAAAATGGACTGCAACATTTTGATTGAAAGAGTTGTGGCCAGAATAAGGAGCATTGGGGCTAGGAAATTGAGCTATGCAGGAAGATTAACTCTAGTAAATGCTGTGTTGAATACTTTGCAAAATTATTGGGGTTCTATTTTTCTAATCCCAAAAGCAGTAGTAAGGAGAATTGAGGCCATCTGCAGGAGTTATTTTTGGGATGGTGGGTCTGAATATCAGAGGGCCCCCTTGATTGCCTGGGATAAGGTCTGTTGTAGGAAGGAAGATGGAGGTTTGGGTGTCATTAAGGCAGAGAATTGGAATATTGCAAGTGTAGGTAAATTGGTGAACTGGATTTACTCTAATGCTGACAGGTTATGGGTTCAATGGGTGCATCATATATATTTAAAAGATCAGGACTGGCATTCTTATGTTCCTCCTGCTGATTCCAACTGGAATTGGAGGAATATTTGTAAAGTTAAGGGTCTGATTTCCAGTGGGTATGTGAATAACCATTGGGTTCATGATCCTAAGGGCTACAGCATCAAGTCTGGGTATGTGTTGTTGCAGGGAGGACACCCCTCTGTTGGTTGGTATAAGGATGTTTGGGATGTTTGGTGTATTCCAAAGCATTCTATTATTTGCTGGTTGATTAAGCAAGAGGCTCTTAAAACACGTGAGAAGCTATTCAGACTACAGATTAGTGATAGCAACCAGTGTGTGATTTGTGAAGATGGAATTGAAACGCATGAGCATCTTTTCAGTAGATGCAAATACAGTGAACAAATAAAAGAACAGTTGGAGA
It includes:
- the LOC141590073 gene encoding uncharacterized protein LOC141590073, which translates into the protein MDHKEFLLTMIYAHNDVSERQILWNVLKNVAGSCSIPWLWLGDFNTVLSPVERLGGNSTEVEMQQFQDCVSICCMEDIQATGALFTWSNKQDPVDRVYSRLDRAMGNLEWIEEFGDYWAHFHPPGLFDHSPCTLSDRKSGLQGKKCFKYFNMWGQSEIFKASVDDVWQRQVRGTKMFQVIKKLKALKPVLKNINKTCFSDIENSYNITVVLLESVQKDLVDNPGNMDLMQKEYDVANELKELLAARDSFLIQKAKLQWSLEGDINIGYFHNSIRKRMVQNKVVRRGKCCTENHWETLNRPITADEVKKALFSIPKDKSPGPDGYTSQFFRDSWEITGGDITAAVLNFFETGQLLNQINATLITLVPKVDRPKAYDTIEWGFLDHMLSALNFPEKTR